Proteins encoded within one genomic window of Streptomyces profundus:
- the eccCa gene encoding type VII secretion protein EccCa, with amino-acid sequence MTSPTTLFRRPPRAAQRDVAVKEMVLRAPPRLPQPEDANAWMTALPALSGLGSVLYMLTMGRGPIGYIVGTMFLISCLAMVVGSVVRQRSTTKTQARNERREYLRYLEVTRVEVRRTARAQRAAMAWNTPEPGALWGVPESRRLWERRSGDADFGVVRVGVGPRYLGTPLTVDETPPVEDLDPLCAVALRRFMDAHAVVPDLPVLVTLRKFASVSVEGEGEGGVEAARALARAVVAHAVTFHSPNDLRVLVCTGDVEGPAWSWVKWLPHVHHPEEVDHVGPVRMTHPVLGVLEEWLGAELTRRTRFSRDAAPDADLPHLLVVVDGGVVTGAEALVDANGLQAVTVLDVGGAVAGPLTEQHGLRLAVAGGRVSVLAAESRDELGRVDALSVVEAEALATRIARFRMEVGASAADAEDRTTVVNTLPALLGVADPGRLDLAALWRPRPMGDRLRAPIGVSADGRVLGLDIKESAQNGMGPHGLVVGATGSGKSELLRTLVLGMAATHPSDQLNLVLVDFKGGATFAGLSELPHVAAVITNLEDDLALVDRMAEALSGEIDRRQEVLRDAGNLVSVRDYERARQRGSSLPPLPSLFLVVDEFSELLAQKPDFADLFGRIGRLGRSLGLHLLLASQRLDEGRLRGLEAHLSYRIGLRTFSESESRTAIGVPDAHHLPSAPGHGYLRTDTATLRRFRAAYVSGPYRMGEEGGGRPLGGAADVRPFPASYVPVPVGQQPEEPPRPAPPEGEFADDEELGDTVLGAMVSGLVGQGPQAHQVWLPPLDQPEPLDVLLGDLAVRAGRGLGTAPGGAPLTAVIGIVDKPFHQRRDPFALDLTGAGGHVAIVGGPRSGKSTAVRALIASLALSHTPAEVRFYCLDFSGTLFALADLPHVAGVTGRLDAEVVNRTVAEVLELLETRERRFRELGVESMAGLRSGRAPAGAAEGEVFDDVFLVVDGWAVLRQSYPELEEVLMAVAGQMLTYGIHLVATGNRWLDMRMGLRDLIGTKVELKLGDALDSEVDRNAQRAIPAGRPGRGVTEGELHFLAAVPRVDGVRSAEGLSEAVTELVRRVDEAWHGPRPPGVRLLPTVWSAPRAPEGGPGVLIGVEGGRLDPVALTPGEEAGLIVIGDSESGKTSLLRAVARQVVDAYPPERARLIVLDHRMTTLREFEGPHLMGYSTTLERSMEVVGGLADGLRKRLPGTDVTPEQLRDRSWWTGPEIYLLVDDYDLVATSRGNPLAALLDYLPHARAMGLNIVLTRQAGGASRAVLDPVLGRMKELNFPVVLLSVPNDEMPIWGVKPARRAKGRGVLLHRRLGTVLVQLAHADSPLAAIPTGDERR; translated from the coding sequence ATGACCTCCCCCACCACCCTGTTCCGTCGTCCACCCCGTGCCGCGCAGCGGGATGTGGCGGTCAAAGAGATGGTGCTGCGGGCGCCGCCCAGGTTGCCGCAGCCGGAGGATGCGAACGCCTGGATGACCGCGTTGCCCGCGCTCAGTGGGCTCGGGTCCGTGTTGTACATGTTGACCATGGGGCGGGGGCCCATCGGGTACATCGTCGGGACGATGTTTCTGATCTCGTGTCTCGCCATGGTCGTCGGCTCGGTGGTGCGGCAGCGGTCGACGACCAAGACGCAGGCGCGGAACGAGCGGCGGGAGTATCTGCGGTATCTGGAGGTCACCCGGGTCGAGGTGCGGCGGACCGCGAGGGCGCAGCGGGCGGCGATGGCGTGGAACACGCCGGAGCCCGGGGCGCTCTGGGGGGTGCCGGAGAGCCGGCGGCTCTGGGAACGGCGCAGCGGGGACGCGGACTTCGGGGTGGTGCGGGTCGGGGTGGGGCCTCGGTATCTGGGGACGCCGCTGACGGTGGACGAGACGCCGCCGGTCGAGGATCTGGATCCGCTGTGCGCCGTGGCGCTGCGGCGGTTCATGGACGCGCACGCCGTGGTGCCGGATCTGCCGGTGCTGGTGACGCTGCGCAAGTTCGCCTCCGTGTCGGTGGAGGGCGAGGGCGAAGGGGGCGTGGAGGCGGCGCGCGCGTTGGCGCGGGCGGTGGTGGCGCACGCCGTGACGTTCCACTCCCCCAACGATCTGCGGGTGCTGGTCTGTACCGGCGATGTGGAGGGGCCGGCGTGGTCGTGGGTGAAGTGGCTGCCGCACGTGCACCATCCCGAGGAGGTCGACCATGTCGGCCCGGTGCGGATGACGCATCCGGTGCTGGGGGTGTTGGAGGAGTGGCTGGGCGCCGAGTTGACGCGCCGCACGCGGTTCAGCCGGGACGCGGCGCCGGACGCGGATCTGCCGCATCTGCTGGTGGTGGTGGACGGCGGGGTGGTGACGGGGGCGGAGGCGTTGGTGGACGCGAACGGGTTGCAGGCGGTGACGGTGCTGGACGTCGGGGGCGCGGTGGCGGGGCCGCTGACCGAGCAGCACGGGTTGCGGTTGGCGGTGGCCGGGGGCCGGGTCTCGGTGCTGGCGGCGGAGAGCCGGGACGAGTTGGGCCGGGTCGACGCGCTGAGCGTCGTCGAGGCGGAGGCGCTGGCGACGCGGATCGCGCGGTTCCGGATGGAGGTCGGCGCCAGCGCGGCGGACGCCGAGGACAGGACCACGGTGGTGAACACCCTGCCCGCGCTGCTCGGGGTGGCCGATCCCGGGCGGTTGGACCTGGCCGCGCTCTGGCGTCCGAGGCCGATGGGGGATCGGCTGCGGGCACCCATCGGGGTGTCGGCTGACGGCCGGGTGCTGGGCCTGGACATCAAGGAGTCGGCGCAGAACGGCATGGGCCCGCACGGCCTGGTGGTGGGCGCGACCGGCTCGGGCAAGTCGGAGCTGCTGCGCACCCTGGTGCTGGGCATGGCCGCCACCCATCCCAGCGATCAACTCAACCTGGTGCTGGTGGACTTCAAGGGCGGCGCGACCTTCGCCGGGCTGTCCGAGCTGCCGCATGTCGCCGCCGTCATCACCAACCTGGAGGACGACCTGGCGCTGGTCGACCGGATGGCGGAGGCGCTGAGCGGCGAGATCGACCGCCGTCAGGAGGTGCTGCGGGACGCGGGGAACCTGGTGTCGGTGCGGGACTACGAGCGGGCCAGGCAGCGCGGTTCGAGCCTGCCGCCGCTGCCCAGCCTGTTCCTCGTCGTCGACGAGTTCTCCGAACTCCTGGCCCAGAAGCCGGACTTCGCCGATCTGTTCGGGCGGATAGGCCGGCTGGGCCGGTCGTTGGGGCTGCATCTGCTGCTCGCCTCGCAGCGGCTGGACGAGGGTCGGCTGCGCGGACTTGAGGCCCATCTGTCGTATCGGATCGGGCTGCGCACCTTCTCGGAGAGCGAGAGCAGGACCGCCATCGGCGTGCCCGACGCGCACCATCTGCCCAGCGCGCCCGGGCATGGCTATCTGCGGACCGACACCGCGACGCTCAGGCGGTTCCGCGCCGCCTATGTCTCCGGTCCCTACCGGATGGGAGAGGAGGGGGGCGGCCGGCCGCTCGGTGGTGCGGCTGACGTGCGTCCCTTCCCCGCCTCCTATGTGCCGGTGCCGGTCGGGCAGCAGCCGGAGGAGCCGCCCCGTCCGGCGCCGCCCGAGGGGGAGTTCGCCGACGACGAGGAGCTGGGCGACACGGTGCTCGGCGCGATGGTGAGCGGCCTGGTCGGGCAGGGGCCGCAGGCCCACCAGGTGTGGCTGCCGCCGCTCGACCAGCCCGAGCCGCTGGACGTGCTCCTCGGCGACCTGGCGGTGCGGGCGGGCCGTGGCCTTGGCACCGCGCCCGGCGGGGCGCCGTTGACGGCGGTGATCGGGATCGTGGACAAGCCGTTCCACCAGCGGCGGGACCCGTTCGCGCTCGATCTGACCGGCGCCGGCGGGCATGTGGCGATCGTCGGCGGTCCGCGCAGCGGCAAGTCGACGGCGGTGCGGGCGTTGATCGCCTCGCTGGCGCTGAGCCACACCCCGGCCGAGGTGCGGTTCTACTGCCTGGACTTCTCCGGGACGCTCTTCGCCCTCGCCGATCTGCCGCATGTCGCCGGCGTGACGGGGCGGTTGGACGCCGAGGTGGTCAACCGCACCGTCGCCGAGGTGCTGGAGCTGCTCGAAACCCGGGAACGCCGCTTCCGCGAACTGGGCGTGGAGTCCATGGCGGGCCTGCGGTCAGGGCGGGCGCCGGCGGGGGCCGCCGAAGGCGAGGTGTTCGACGACGTGTTCCTGGTGGTGGACGGCTGGGCGGTGCTGCGGCAGAGCTATCCGGAGCTGGAGGAGGTGCTGATGGCGGTGGCCGGACAGATGCTGACCTACGGCATCCATCTGGTGGCCACCGGCAACCGCTGGCTCGACATGCGGATGGGGCTGCGCGATCTGATCGGTACCAAGGTGGAGTTGAAGCTGGGCGACGCGCTCGACTCCGAGGTGGACCGCAACGCGCAGCGCGCCATCCCGGCCGGCCGCCCGGGGCGCGGCGTGACCGAGGGCGAGCTGCACTTCCTGGCCGCCGTGCCCCGGGTGGACGGGGTCCGCTCCGCCGAGGGGCTGTCCGAGGCGGTGACCGAGCTGGTGCGGCGCGTCGACGAGGCGTGGCACGGGCCGCGCCCGCCCGGGGTGCGGCTGCTGCCGACGGTGTGGAGCGCCCCACGGGCCCCCGAGGGAGGCCCCGGTGTGCTGATCGGCGTCGAGGGGGGCCGTCTCGACCCGGTGGCGCTGACGCCGGGCGAGGAGGCGGGCCTGATCGTCATCGGGGACAGCGAGTCGGGCAAGACGTCGCTGCTGCGGGCGGTGGCCCGCCAGGTGGTCGACGCGTATCCGCCGGAGCGGGCCAGGCTGATCGTGCTCGACCACCGGATGACGACGCTCAGGGAGTTCGAGGGGCCGCATCTGATGGGCTACTCGACCACCCTGGAGCGGTCGATGGAGGTGGTCGGCGGGCTGGCCGACGGCCTCAGGAAGCGGCTGCCCGGCACGGATGTGACGCCCGAGCAGCTGCGGGACCGCTCCTGGTGGACGGGGCCCGAGATCTATCTGCTGGTCGACGACTACGACCTGGTCGCCACCTCGCGCGGCAACCCGCTGGCCGCGCTGCTCGACTATCTGCCGCACGCGCGGGCGATGGGCCTGAACATCGTCCTCACCCGGCAGGCGGGCGGCGCCTCCCGGGCCGTGCTCGACCCGGTGCTCGGCCGGATGAAGGAGCTGAACTTCCCCGTGGTGCTGCTCAGCGTGCCCAACGACGAGATGCCGATCTGGGGGGTCAAGCCCGCCAGACGGGCGAAGGGGCGCGGTGTGCTGCTGCACCGTCGCCTCGGCACCGTGCTGGTGCAACTGGCCCACGCCGACTCGCCGTTGGCGGCCATACCGACGGGGGACGAGCGGCGATGA
- the eccD gene encoding type VII secretion integral membrane protein EccD: protein MTIGLGPEPAAVTDPEGAQVEFVRIGLASPAGRADLAVPASVALARLLPMLLRHSGADPAPDGGLGHGGWVLRRGDGTRLDAAASLAEQGVEEGDLLFLGHGTDDTVPPVYDDIVEVVGEHGVRAPWPAWATRVGAGALAALAVGTVAGALAVAPGRAAPGGLGLTVALLALAVGVLMSRGFGDLRAGTFAGVLAAPPAAVGAVRLLGGDGLTAGQLLLGCAVVAVVGGLGPVLIGGGDGTFAALAVAGPLAGVGAAVAAVGRNVTPAEAAAVAAPLALALTALWPSLALRVARVPTPQLAATAEDVDRLPVQLAHERLAERVAAARRLLGGLLVGSHLVAVGGALVLFAASELWAGVLGGTLTVLMLLRTRLFRESWQAATALVAALLAAAGGGAWTVADHAARGFPLLGVVLPVALVTAVVAGCVALAAGRYRGNPRLERALDVLETLLLVAVVPLVLAVWGVYGALLDLKV from the coding sequence ATGACCATCGGTCTCGGCCCCGAGCCGGCAGCGGTGACCGATCCGGAGGGCGCCCAGGTGGAGTTCGTCCGCATCGGCCTGGCCTCTCCCGCCGGACGCGCGGATCTGGCGGTGCCGGCGTCCGTGGCGCTGGCGCGGCTGCTGCCGATGCTGCTGCGCCACTCGGGCGCGGACCCGGCCCCCGACGGGGGGCTCGGACATGGCGGCTGGGTGCTGCGCCGTGGGGACGGGACCCGTCTCGACGCCGCCGCCTCGCTCGCCGAACAGGGCGTCGAGGAGGGCGACCTGCTCTTCCTCGGCCATGGCACGGACGACACCGTTCCGCCGGTGTACGACGACATCGTCGAGGTCGTCGGCGAGCACGGGGTGCGCGCCCCGTGGCCGGCGTGGGCCACCCGGGTGGGCGCGGGGGCGCTGGCGGCGCTGGCCGTGGGGACGGTGGCGGGCGCGCTGGCGGTGGCCCCCGGGCGGGCGGCGCCCGGCGGGCTCGGCCTGACGGTGGCGCTGCTGGCGCTCGCCGTCGGGGTGTTGATGTCCCGTGGGTTCGGCGATCTCCGCGCCGGCACGTTCGCCGGCGTGCTGGCCGCCCCGCCGGCCGCCGTGGGCGCGGTCAGGCTGCTGGGCGGGGACGGCCTCACCGCCGGCCAACTGCTGCTTGGCTGCGCGGTGGTGGCGGTGGTCGGGGGGCTCGGCCCGGTGTTGATCGGCGGCGGGGACGGCACGTTCGCGGCGCTGGCCGTCGCGGGCCCGCTGGCCGGCGTCGGGGCGGCGGTCGCCGCCGTCGGACGGAACGTCACCCCGGCGGAGGCGGCGGCGGTCGCCGCCCCGTTGGCGTTGGCGCTGACGGCGCTCTGGCCGTCGCTGGCGCTGCGCGTCGCGCGGGTGCCGACGCCGCAGCTGGCCGCGACGGCGGAGGACGTGGACCGGCTGCCGGTGCAGCTGGCGCACGAGCGGCTGGCGGAGCGGGTCGCGGCGGCCAGGCGGCTGCTGGGCGGCCTGCTGGTGGGCAGCCATCTGGTGGCGGTCGGGGGCGCCCTGGTGCTGTTCGCGGCGTCCGAGCTGTGGGCGGGGGTGCTCGGCGGCACGCTCACCGTGCTGATGCTGCTGCGGACCCGGCTGTTCCGGGAGTCGTGGCAGGCCGCGACGGCGCTCGTCGCGGCCCTGCTCGCGGCGGCGGGCGGCGGCGCCTGGACGGTGGCCGACCATGCCGCGCGTGGCTTCCCCCTGCTCGGCGTCGTGCTGCCGGTGGCGCTGGTCACCGCGGTGGTGGCCGGCTGTGTGGCGCTGGCCGCCGGCCGGTACCGGGGCAACCCCAGGCTGGAGCGGGCCCTCGACGTGCTGGAGACGCTGCTGCTCGTGGCCGTGGTGCCGCTGGTGCTCGCGGTCTGGGGCGTGTACGGCGCGCTGCTCGATCTGAAGGTCTGA
- a CDS encoding S8 family serine peptidase, whose amino-acid sequence MRGRSTVVVVALLVVVAGPVPLPGVAGPAAAAEPCRTQAGGEELPDGAGRYPLIDQLGLPQAWDLATGEGVTVAVVDSGVDATHPDLAGAVAQGSEFAGVADEREFERTTPPPEQDCLGHGTALAGLIAAGRAEGDRIAGVAPGASVHPIRVADGVDQATPGLLAAAIDEAVASGAGVLNLSFARPHDDDAVREAIADALTADVVVVAAMGNESGQGPTGGRMYPAAYDDVIAVAAVDAEGAPLDTSNSGPWVDLAGYGQDLPVVAPGGSGYRVEGGTSMATAQVSATAALVRSRFPGLTADEVGRRLTGSATPLGGDVNDRTGAGLVDPFGALTHLGGGATQADPADPADPADTAVSPGYIPVRAVPTAEPPLDSATATALAWSGALLLAVVLGLLAAPGVRRSVRRGWRPGRPEELVAPRARANDPPPAAGLARLAGEAPVPSPHSPERSRTP is encoded by the coding sequence ATGCGTGGAAGGTCGACCGTCGTGGTCGTCGCCCTGCTGGTCGTGGTCGCCGGGCCCGTGCCGCTGCCGGGTGTCGCCGGGCCGGCGGCGGCGGCCGAGCCGTGCCGGACCCAGGCGGGCGGCGAGGAGCTGCCGGACGGGGCCGGTCGGTATCCGCTGATCGACCAGCTGGGGCTGCCCCAGGCGTGGGATCTGGCCACCGGCGAGGGTGTCACGGTCGCCGTCGTCGACTCGGGTGTGGACGCCACCCACCCCGATCTCGCGGGGGCCGTCGCCCAGGGCAGCGAGTTCGCCGGCGTCGCCGACGAGCGGGAGTTCGAGCGGACCACCCCGCCGCCCGAGCAGGACTGTCTGGGCCATGGCACGGCGTTGGCCGGGCTGATCGCCGCCGGCCGGGCCGAGGGCGATCGCATCGCCGGGGTCGCGCCCGGCGCTTCTGTCCACCCGATCCGCGTCGCCGACGGCGTCGACCAGGCCACCCCGGGGCTGCTCGCCGCCGCGATCGACGAGGCGGTGGCGAGCGGGGCGGGCGTGCTCAACCTGTCCTTCGCCCGGCCCCACGACGACGACGCGGTGCGCGAGGCGATCGCCGACGCGCTGACCGCAGACGTGGTGGTCGTCGCCGCCATGGGCAACGAGAGCGGTCAGGGCCCCACCGGCGGCCGGATGTACCCGGCCGCCTACGACGACGTCATCGCCGTGGCCGCCGTGGACGCCGAAGGGGCGCCGTTGGACACCTCCAACAGCGGCCCCTGGGTCGATCTGGCCGGCTACGGCCAGGATCTGCCGGTGGTCGCCCCCGGCGGCTCGGGCTACCGCGTCGAGGGCGGCACCAGCATGGCCACCGCGCAGGTCTCGGCCACCGCGGCGCTGGTCAGATCCCGTTTCCCCGGGCTGACCGCCGATGAGGTGGGCCGCCGGCTGACCGGCTCGGCCACGCCGCTGGGCGGCGATGTCAACGACCGCACCGGCGCGGGTCTTGTCGACCCGTTCGGCGCGCTGACCCATCTCGGCGGCGGCGCAACCCAGGCCGACCCTGCCGACCCTGCCGACCCTGCCGACACCGCCGTTTCGCCGGGGTACATCCCGGTGCGCGCCGTGCCCACCGCCGAGCCGCCGCTGGACTCGGCGACGGCCACCGCGCTGGCCTGGAGCGGCGCGCTGCTGCTCGCCGTGGTCCTCGGCCTGCTCGCCGCGCCCGGGGTGCGCCGCTCGGTCCGGCGCGGCTGGCGCCCGGGGCGCCCCGAGGAGCTGGTCGCGCCACGGGCCAGGGCCAACGATCCGCCGCCGGCCGCCGGCCTCGCCCGACTCGCCGGCGAGGCCCCCGTCCCCAGCCCCCACTCCCCCGAACGGAGCCGGACACCGTAG
- the eccB gene encoding type VII secretion protein EccB: MASTREQAEAYAYANRRLSTSLLRGVDEARLDPRRRHNRALGGGVAVAILVMAGFGIVGWLGGGRGPDLPAAGAVVAGTGGHPYVLTEGVAHPALNLASALLAGGGELTEVRGSTLDEAPRGLPVGIPGAPDALPGADDLLDGDWTLCATPSETGGDPLETALYVSVPGVAPAGPGATLLVESEHGGRWLLTEGRRYALVETAAEALALRQEPVRLPRAVIATLPEAPAITIPEPDDAWGEAPSAALPFDAMVGDVAHTADGGPARRWFVVRPDGLVPISELVYALLASTAGADHEISPTDAVGAPRSAEAPPGESTWPEELPVADAPERDRPVCVSTPPGSRPGDAPWQATAHLPPTMPEPTDVAPIEASRGGRLGLLDRVYVPAGAGAVVRSTASGGSAGTYTLVTDGGIAYPLSSAEAVTRLGYDPATAPSLPSAYVDLLPTGPVLDPWAAAREQGGGAGADE, encoded by the coding sequence ATGGCCAGCACCCGCGAGCAGGCGGAGGCGTACGCGTACGCCAACCGCCGACTGTCCACCAGCCTCCTCAGAGGCGTCGACGAGGCCCGCCTCGATCCGCGCCGCCGGCACAACCGCGCGCTGGGCGGCGGGGTGGCCGTGGCCATCCTCGTCATGGCCGGGTTCGGCATCGTCGGCTGGCTCGGCGGCGGGCGCGGCCCCGACCTGCCGGCCGCCGGCGCGGTGGTGGCCGGCACCGGCGGCCATCCCTATGTGCTCACCGAGGGCGTCGCGCATCCCGCGCTCAACCTCGCCTCGGCCCTGCTGGCCGGCGGCGGCGAGCTGACCGAGGTGCGCGGGTCGACCCTCGACGAGGCCCCGCGCGGGCTGCCCGTCGGCATCCCGGGGGCCCCCGACGCGCTCCCGGGCGCCGACGATCTGCTGGACGGCGACTGGACGCTGTGCGCCACCCCTTCGGAGACCGGCGGCGATCCGCTGGAGACCGCCCTCTATGTCTCCGTGCCGGGCGTGGCGCCGGCCGGCCCCGGGGCGACACTGCTGGTGGAGTCGGAGCACGGCGGCCGGTGGCTGCTGACCGAGGGCCGCAGATACGCGCTGGTGGAGACGGCGGCCGAGGCACTGGCGCTGCGTCAGGAACCGGTGCGGCTGCCCAGGGCCGTGATCGCTACCCTCCCCGAGGCGCCGGCGATCACCATCCCCGAACCTGACGACGCGTGGGGCGAGGCGCCGTCGGCGGCCCTGCCGTTCGACGCCATGGTCGGGGATGTCGCCCACACGGCCGACGGCGGGCCGGCCAGACGGTGGTTCGTGGTGCGCCCCGACGGTCTGGTCCCGATCTCCGAGCTGGTCTACGCCCTGCTGGCGAGCACCGCCGGCGCCGACCACGAGATCAGCCCCACCGACGCGGTCGGCGCCCCCAGGTCGGCCGAGGCCCCGCCGGGCGAGTCGACGTGGCCGGAGGAGCTGCCCGTCGCCGACGCGCCGGAGCGCGACCGGCCCGTCTGCGTCAGCACCCCGCCGGGCAGCCGCCCGGGCGACGCGCCCTGGCAGGCGACCGCGCATCTGCCGCCGACCATGCCGGAGCCGACGGATGTCGCGCCGATCGAGGCGTCGCGCGGCGGGCGGCTCGGGCTGCTCGACCGCGTCTATGTGCCGGCGGGCGCCGGCGCCGTGGTCCGTTCCACCGCGTCCGGCGGCAGCGCCGGCACCTACACCCTGGTCACGGACGGGGGCATCGCCTATCCGCTCTCCTCGGCCGAGGCGGTGACCCGGCTGGGCTACGACCCGGCGACGGCGCCCTCGCTGCCGAGCGCCTACGTCGATCTACTGCCCACCGGGCCCGTCCTCGACCCGTGGGCCGCGGCCAGGGAGCAGGGCGGCGGAGCGGGGGCGGACGAGTGA
- a CDS encoding type VII secretion protein EccE, which translates to MSGRAGRQPFGRARLIAVEAGAGTALAGVAFGGWPGQALAGAGVALALGALARRDGAWASGWALARLRRGTLEPASPGARPPGDELGLAQALLPALEVAEVADRNFPAGLGVISDGRGHAAVAAFPGGTLPAIPAGIVAEWLADDPAGPAAAQILVEQFCVPPWDLHHRFPPTAAYRQLPHGERPVAVRSWLVVRHEPLAAPAAVARRGGGSAGARAAVAAATARLCARLAAHGAPTTPLSGAEAAELLRQLGDADGEGEARAGGWAGRAATHRVLTARVASDADWRRLLSGMAASGVERTVVAATLTLVGRTPRVRSCARLVSGLAQHAAARGDLLRSAGATGPPVADQAAGVLATLPLAHPGRPLDEAIGFVPAAPREGTAR; encoded by the coding sequence GTGAGCGGGCGCGCGGGCCGCCAGCCGTTCGGCCGCGCCCGGCTGATCGCGGTGGAGGCGGGCGCGGGGACGGCCCTGGCCGGCGTGGCCTTCGGCGGCTGGCCGGGGCAGGCGCTGGCCGGCGCCGGCGTGGCGCTGGCGCTGGGCGCGCTGGCGCGCCGGGACGGGGCCTGGGCCAGTGGGTGGGCCCTCGCCCGGCTGCGCCGGGGCACCCTGGAACCGGCCAGCCCCGGCGCGCGCCCGCCCGGCGACGAGCTCGGCCTGGCCCAGGCCCTGCTGCCGGCGCTTGAGGTGGCCGAGGTCGCCGACCGCAACTTCCCCGCCGGGCTCGGCGTGATCTCCGACGGGCGCGGCCACGCCGCCGTGGCCGCGTTCCCCGGCGGGACGCTGCCGGCCATCCCGGCGGGGATCGTCGCCGAGTGGCTGGCCGACGATCCGGCGGGCCCGGCGGCGGCGCAGATCCTCGTCGAGCAGTTCTGCGTGCCGCCCTGGGACCTGCACCATCGCTTCCCGCCCACCGCGGCCTACCGTCAACTCCCGCACGGTGAGCGTCCGGTGGCCGTCCGTTCCTGGCTGGTGGTGCGTCACGAACCGCTGGCGGCGCCGGCGGCGGTGGCGCGGCGCGGCGGTGGGTCGGCCGGCGCGCGCGCCGCGGTGGCGGCGGCCACCGCCCGGCTGTGCGCCCGGCTGGCCGCGCACGGGGCGCCGACCACGCCGCTGAGCGGCGCCGAGGCGGCCGAGCTGCTGCGGCAGCTCGGCGACGCCGACGGCGAGGGCGAGGCCAGGGCCGGCGGCTGGGCCGGACGGGCCGCCACCCACCGGGTCCTGACCGCGCGGGTCGCCTCCGACGCCGACTGGCGGCGGCTGCTGTCGGGAATGGCGGCCTCCGGCGTCGAGCGCACGGTGGTGGCGGCCACGCTGACGCTGGTGGGCCGGACGCCGCGGGTCCGGTCGTGCGCGCGCCTGGTCAGCGGCCTCGCCCAGCACGCGGCGGCCAGGGGCGACCTGCTGCGCTCGGCCGGCGCCACCGGGCCGCCGGTCGCCGACCAGGCCGCCGGGGTGCTGGCCACCCTGCCCCTGGCCCATCCGGGCCGCCCGCTGGACGAGGCCATCGGCTTCGTCCCCGCCGCGCCCCGGGAGGGCACTGCCCGATGA